DNA sequence from the Sandaracinaceae bacterium genome:
AGCCGGGCACCACATCGTGATGGGCTGCCGCAGCCTGGGGCGCGGCGAGGCCGCCAAGGCCGACATCGAGCAGCGCGCCAAGGGGCCCGTGGACCTGCTGCAGGTGGACGTGGGCGAGCCCGACTCGGTGCGCGAGTTCGCGAAGGCGGTGCGCGCCAAGTACCCGAAGGTGGACGTGCTGATGAACAACGCGGGCGTCTACCTGCCCAAGCGCGAGCTCACCGACGCGGGCTTCGAGCGCATGTTCGCCATCAACCACCTGGGCCCCTTCCTGCTCACGCACCTGCTGCTGGACCCGCTGGCCGGCGGCCGGGTCATCACCACGTCCTCCATCGGGCATCGCTTCACGGGCTTCGACCTCGACAACCTGCAGGCCGAGAAGTCGTTCAGCGCCATCCGCCAGTACGGCCTCACCAAGCTGGCCAACATCCTCTTCACGCGCGAGCTGGACGCGCGCGCGGCGTCGCGCGGCATCTCGGCCAACTGCTTCCACCCCGGCGCGGTGGGCACCGAGTTCGCGCAGGACGACAGCAGCAGCCTGCTGGGGTTCGGCACCAAGATCGGGAAGATCTTCCTGCGCACCCCGCACAAGGGCGGCGAGACCGGCGTCTTCCTGGCCACCGATCCGGCCGGGGTCACCAAGCGCGGGCAGTACTGGAGCGACAAGAAGGTGCGCAGCACCTCCGGGGACGTGACCGCCAAGAACGCGGCGGACCTCTGGGAGCGCAGCGCCTCCTTGCTGGGCATCGGCGACTTGGCGCTGCGGGCGTGACGCGCCGCTCCGATTGAAATTGACCTAATTGGCGGGACCACGTTCAATACCCCTCGCATGTTCTCGGTCGTGATCACGGAGAAGGGTGGCGCCCAACGGCGGATGGAGTTCGACAAGAACGAAATCACCGTCGGTCGTGTACAAGGCAACGACGTCATCCTGGGGAAAGGCAACGTCTCGAAGCGCCACTCACGCATCGTGCTCAAGGACGGCCGCTTCATCGTGGTGGACCTGAAGAGCACCAACGGCACCTACGTGAACGGCCGGAAGATCACGTCGCCCCTCGTGGTGAAGCCCGGCGACAAGATCTACATCGGTGATTTCATCATCACCCTGGACGAGCTCGAGGCCGCCTCGCAGCCGCACATCGGTCAGCCAGATTCCTACCCGGCCGGCGCCCCCCTCGGCTCCTCGGCCCCCGCCCCAGCCGACACGCCGCGCCCGCCCGCTCCGGCCCCGTTCGCTGCGGCGCCCGCCCCCGCCCCCCCTCCGCTCGGGCAGGTGCCGGCCTTTGCCGCCTCCCCCCTGGCGCCGCCCGCCCCAGCGCCCGCGCCGCCCCCACCCCCTCCGCCGGTGGCGCCACCCGCGCCCCTGCCCACCGCGCCCGTCCGTCCGGCCCCCGTGGCCAACCCCGTGGACACCAGCGGGCCTGCGCGCGTCCGCCCGGCCACCATGCCGCCCCCGCTCCCGCCCCGCTCCGGCGGCAGCGGTGTGCACAACATGCCGCGCGTCTCGAGCGCGCCCATGCCGCCCGGTGGTAGCGCCGTGCAGCAGCTGCTCTCCGAGCTGGTGCGCCGCGTGTCGGGTTCCTTCGACCTCTATGATGCCTCGCCCTCGGGCATGATCGACCCACACCGCCGCGCCTCCGCGCAGGCCGCCATCGAGAGCGCGCTCGAGGCCATGGGCAACAGCGCTCAGCTCTCGGGTGGTGAAGACCGCTCGCGGCTCGCGGCCATGGCGCTCACCGAGTGCGTGGGCCTAGGCGCCCTCGAGAGTCTGCTCACCGCCGAGGGCCTGCGCGAGGTGGTGGTCAGCGGCCCGGGGCACGTCTCGGCCGACTTCGGCAACGGTCTGGTCGCGCTCGACACGTACTTCTCGTCGCGCGCCATGCTCACCGTCATCGCCAGCCGCCTGGTCGCCCAAGCGGGTGATCAGCTGCGCGTGGACAAGCCCATCCACGAGTGCTCGCTGCCCAGCGGCGCGCGTGTGCTGGTGGTGCTGCCGCCGGTCGCCCCACAGGGCCCGGTCATCGAGCTGCGCGCCTGGGTGCCCGCCGCCAGCACCGACGACCTGGTGGCGCAGGGCTTCCTCAGCCCCGAGATGAAGGGCATGTTGGCCGCGGCCGTGGCTTCGCGCCGCAACGTGCTGGTCATGGGCCCCGCGGGTTCGGGCGTCACCTCGCTGCTGTCGGCGCTGGCGCGCCACGTGGACGCGAGCGAGCGCATGGTCACGGTGGAAGACGTGCCGGACCTGGGGCTACCGGCCGGCCGCGCCGTGTCGCTGTCCACCGGTGGTGCCACCTCGGGCGTGAAGCTCGGCCAGGTGGCGCACCAGGCTGCGCGCATGCGTCCGGGCTGCCTCTTGGTGGACGACGTTCGCGGCGCCGAGGCGGCCGACGTGCTCACGCTCGTGGGCAGCCGCGCCGGCGGCGACCTGGTGGGTGTGCACTGCGCCATCTCGGGCGGCGACGGGCTCGCCGCGCTGCGCACGCTCCTCATGCTGGGCGGCGTGCGCGACGCGGACGTGGCGTCGGGCGTGATCGCCAGCGCGGCGCACGTGCTGGTGTGCGTGGACCACACGGAGCAGGGCCGCAAGGTCGTGCGCGTGAGCGAGGTGCGCAACGGCCGCGGCATTCAGGGCCAGGTCGAACTCAAAGATCTCTACGTGTACGACGGCGGGTTCCGCCCGGCATGAGCACGGCCCGCGGCGGAGACCAGCCGCGCCGCGAGCCGCACCTGGACACGCTCGCGCTGCACGCGGGGCAGCCGCCCGATCCGGCCACCGGCGCGGTGGCGGTGCCCATCGTGCTGGCGTCCACCTTTGCGCAGTCGGCGCCGGGTGAACACCAGGGCTTCAGCTACACGCGTAGCGGCAACCCCAACCGCGCCCAGCTCGAGGCCAGCGTGGCGGCGCTCGAGGGCGGCGCCCACGGCTACGCGTTCGCCAGCGGCTCGGCGGCCAGCGCCACGTTGCTGCAGACGCTGCGCCCGGGGCAGCGCGTGGTGGCCACGGCCGACCTGTACGGCGGCACCTACCGGCTGCTGGAACAGGTGGTGCGCCCGCTCGGCGTGGACGTGGTGTTCGTGGACGTGGACGCGCACGCGGCGGTGCAAGAGGCGCTCGCCACGCCCACCGCGCTCTTGTGGTTGGAGTCGCCCACCAACCCGCTGCTCAAGGTGGCCGACATCCGCGCGCTCGCGGCGCTGGCCCACGCGCAGGGCACACGCGTGGTGGTGGACAACACCTTCGCCACCCCCATGCTGCAGCGGCCGCTCGCGCTCGGGGCCGACGTGGTGGTGCACTCCACCACCAAGTTCATCAACGGCCACAGCGACGTGCTGGGTGGCGTGCTGGTCACCTCCGATGTCGCCCTCGCGCAGCAGCTCGGCTTCATTCAGAACGCGGTGGGCGCGGTGCCCTCGCCGTTCGATTGCTACCTCACACTGCGCGGCATCAAGACGCTGCCCGTGCGTATGGCGCGGCACTGCGACAACGCCGAGGCCATCGCGGGCTTCTTGAGCCAGCACCCGCAGGTGGAGCAGGTGCACTTCCCGGGCTTGCCCAGCCACCCGCAGCACGCGCTCGCGCAGGCCCAGATGGCGCGGCCGGGCGCGGTGCTGTCGGTGGTGCTGCGCGCCGACCAAGCGGGCACGCGGCGCTTCTTGTCCGCGCTGCGCCTGTTCTCGCTGGCCGAGAGCCTGGGGGGTGTAGAGAGCCTGGTGTCCTACCCGCCGCAGATGAGCCACGCCGCGCTGCCGCGCGAGCTGCGCTTGCAGCAGGGCATCACGGACTCGTTCGTGCGCATCTCGGCAGGCCTCGAGCACCCGGCCGACCTCATGGATGATCTCGACCGGGCACTCTCAGCAACGAAATAGGCGAGCCCCGGGGTGCAAGGAGGGGAGGGACTGCAGGAGTCCCGGGGCTCTGGCATCGCCGTCTCCAGCGAGCTGCGCCCAGAGTGGCCGGTAATGCTGCTTACGTCAAATTGGAAGAGCCCAACTTCGGGCCCTCGGCAGGGGCCCTATGCGAGGGCCTCGCCGGCACGCTGCTCGAGGGCGCGCATCTCGTCGGTCTCACTTGCCTGTACGCTGATTCGCTGCCCCGCGTGCACGGGGTGCGGGAACGAAATGGCGGCCGCGTGCAGCCAGTGCGCGGCGGGGCTCGCGTCGTCGGCCAAGGGTGCGCCGCCGTACAGTGTGTCACCCACCAGGGGGTGCCCGTAATAGGCGAGGTGCACGCGGATCTGATGACGCGTGGCCTTCTCGGCGGTCACCCGCACGGCGCTGATCTGCACACGCGCCCCGTCCGCCGTGCGCAGCGCCCCGAGCGCGCGGGCGGAGACCAGCTCGGTCACGCGCGGCGCCGCCTCTCGGCGCGAGCCCGCTTCGCTTCCGCCGGCGCGCGCCTCCACCACGCGCATGCGACGTGCGTCCTCCGGGTCCGGTGCCAGCGCGGCCTCGATGCGGTCAGGGGTGCGCGGAAGGCCCTCGCAGTAGGCCAGGTACTCCTTGGTCCACAGGCCCGCGCGCTGCGTCGCGCGCAGCGCCTCGAAGGCTGCCGTGCTGCGCGCCGCCACCAGCACGCCGCTCGTGTCGGTGTCGAGGCGATGCAGGATGCCCGGTTCACGCAGCGCGTAGCCCACGCCCGCCATGTCGGGGTAGCGGTGCAGCAGCGCCTGGGCCAGCGTGGCTCGCTCGGTGCGCTGGAGCGGATGCGTGGGCAGGCCGCGCAGCTTGTTCACCACCACCACGTGCTCGTCCTCGAACAGCACGTCGAGCGGCAGCTCGGCGTTGGGCTCGGGCGCGAAGTCCGCAGCTTCCGGCGCCTGCTCGAGGCGCACCTGCGCGCCGCTCGGCAGGCGGTCGCCCTTCTTCGCGCGGCGCCCGTTGACGCGCACCTGCCCAGCGCCCGTCAGCTGCGTGGCCAGGGCCCGGGTCATGTGGGGCACGTGCTGCACCAGGAAGAGGTCCAGGCGCAGGCCCTCTGCGCTCGGGGGCACCGTGTACAGCTGGTCGGACGGGTCGGTGCTCATGCGGCGCAGGGTAGCTGGCTTCGGGCGTTGGCGCTTGGCTGACCGGGATTCCACCGGTTGGCGCGGTGCCCGGACGTCTCATCCACGTGAACGTGGTTGTTGACGGCGACGGCGACGGCGA
Encoded proteins:
- a CDS encoding PLP-dependent transferase → MSTARGGDQPRREPHLDTLALHAGQPPDPATGAVAVPIVLASTFAQSAPGEHQGFSYTRSGNPNRAQLEASVAALEGGAHGYAFASGSAASATLLQTLRPGQRVVATADLYGGTYRLLEQVVRPLGVDVVFVDVDAHAAVQEALATPTALLWLESPTNPLLKVADIRALAALAHAQGTRVVVDNTFATPMLQRPLALGADVVVHSTTKFINGHSDVLGGVLVTSDVALAQQLGFIQNAVGAVPSPFDCYLTLRGIKTLPVRMARHCDNAEAIAGFLSQHPQVEQVHFPGLPSHPQHALAQAQMARPGAVLSVVLRADQAGTRRFLSALRLFSLAESLGGVESLVSYPPQMSHAALPRELRLQQGITDSFVRISAGLEHPADLMDDLDRALSATK
- a CDS encoding SDR family NAD(P)-dependent oxidoreductase, yielding MSERKVIIITGANSGIGKAMATDLGAAGHHIVMGCRSLGRGEAAKADIEQRAKGPVDLLQVDVGEPDSVREFAKAVRAKYPKVDVLMNNAGVYLPKRELTDAGFERMFAINHLGPFLLTHLLLDPLAGGRVITTSSIGHRFTGFDLDNLQAEKSFSAIRQYGLTKLANILFTRELDARAASRGISANCFHPGAVGTEFAQDDSSSLLGFGTKIGKIFLRTPHKGGETGVFLATDPAGVTKRGQYWSDKKVRSTSGDVTAKNAADLWERSASLLGIGDLALRA
- a CDS encoding RluA family pseudouridine synthase, with protein sequence MSTDPSDQLYTVPPSAEGLRLDLFLVQHVPHMTRALATQLTGAGQVRVNGRRAKKGDRLPSGAQVRLEQAPEAADFAPEPNAELPLDVLFEDEHVVVVNKLRGLPTHPLQRTERATLAQALLHRYPDMAGVGYALREPGILHRLDTDTSGVLVAARSTAAFEALRATQRAGLWTKEYLAYCEGLPRTPDRIEAALAPDPEDARRMRVVEARAGGSEAGSRREAAPRVTELVSARALGALRTADGARVQISAVRVTAEKATRHQIRVHLAYYGHPLVGDTLYGGAPLADDASPAAHWLHAAAISFPHPVHAGQRISVQASETDEMRALEQRAGEALA
- the tadA gene encoding Flp pilus assembly complex ATPase component TadA; amino-acid sequence: MFSVVITEKGGAQRRMEFDKNEITVGRVQGNDVILGKGNVSKRHSRIVLKDGRFIVVDLKSTNGTYVNGRKITSPLVVKPGDKIYIGDFIITLDELEAASQPHIGQPDSYPAGAPLGSSAPAPADTPRPPAPAPFAAAPAPAPPPLGQVPAFAASPLAPPAPAPAPPPPPPPVAPPAPLPTAPVRPAPVANPVDTSGPARVRPATMPPPLPPRSGGSGVHNMPRVSSAPMPPGGSAVQQLLSELVRRVSGSFDLYDASPSGMIDPHRRASAQAAIESALEAMGNSAQLSGGEDRSRLAAMALTECVGLGALESLLTAEGLREVVVSGPGHVSADFGNGLVALDTYFSSRAMLTVIASRLVAQAGDQLRVDKPIHECSLPSGARVLVVLPPVAPQGPVIELRAWVPAASTDDLVAQGFLSPEMKGMLAAAVASRRNVLVMGPAGSGVTSLLSALARHVDASERMVTVEDVPDLGLPAGRAVSLSTGGATSGVKLGQVAHQAARMRPGCLLVDDVRGAEAADVLTLVGSRAGGDLVGVHCAISGGDGLAALRTLLMLGGVRDADVASGVIASAAHVLVCVDHTEQGRKVVRVSEVRNGRGIQGQVELKDLYVYDGGFRPA